The following are from one region of the Aspergillus luchuensis IFO 4308 DNA, chromosome 4, nearly complete sequence genome:
- a CDS encoding putative MFS monosaccharide transporter (COG:G;~EggNog:ENOG410PFEN;~InterPro:IPR005829,IPR005828,IPR003663,IPR036259, IPR020846;~PFAM:PF00083,PF07690;~TransMembrane:11 (n14-29c37/38o61-81i88-107o113-130i150-169o181-203i280-298o310-331i343-361o373-392i404-426o432-453i);~go_component: GO:0016020 - membrane [Evidence IEA];~go_component: GO:0016021 - integral component of membrane [Evidence IEA];~go_function: GO:0022857 - transmembrane transporter activity [Evidence IEA];~go_process: GO:0055085 - transmembrane transport [Evidence IEA]) encodes MAPPKYAGMSGRKLSLFLSGIATMGFLLFGYDQGVMSGIISDAAFNNVFTATKNDNVMQATVTAVYEVGCLVGAVFALIFGETLGRRLMVISGAWVMIIGVIIQVTAMPGHIPLLQFIFGRVITGIGNGMNTSTIPTYQAECSKSTNRGLLICIEGGIIAIGTAIAYWIDFGAHYGPPDLVWRFPIAFQIFFGILIIVGMTYLPDSPRYLIAHGKVEEGTRVLAALADAEVDDPHVQLEKQLTLDSIRASGSSKASFRDLLTGGPSQHFRRMIVGSSSQFFQQISGCNAVIYYLPVLLEQSIGQSHDFALLIGGVNMICYAIFATFSWFFIEKIGRRKLFLGGSYGQCAAMVIVFGCLIPGDSESAKGAVFGFFLYMCVFGATWLPLPWLYPAEISPLKTRSKANAVSTCSNWLFNFTVVMITPVMVQHIGWGTYLFFAAWNGLFIPVIWFFYPETAGRSLEEIDLIFAKGYVENMSYVRAAKELPKLTDEEIEAKAAEYGILGDEEKAEERIAEKDPPASAEFSQFQPTQL; translated from the exons ATGGCGCCCCCAAAGTACGCCGGCATGTCTGGCCGGAAACTATCCCTGTTTCTATCAGGCATTGCTACGATGGGGTTTCTGCTCTTCGGTTACGATC AGGGTGTAATGTCTGGTATTATCTCGGACGCCGCGTTCAATAATGTCTTCACGGCTACCAAAAACGACAATGTCATGCAGGCCACTGTCACTGCTGTCTACGAAGTTG GCTGCCTCGTCGGTGCTGTCTTCGCTTTGATCTTCGGTGAAACATTGGGTCGCCGTCTTATGGTCATCTCAGGCGCTTGGGTGATGATTATCGGTGTCATCATCCAGGTTACCGCCATGCCAGGCCATATCCCCCTGCTACAGTTCATCTTCGGTCGTGTTATCACTGGTATCGGCAACGGCATGAACACCTCGACTATTCCCACTTATCAAGCCGAGTGTTCTAAGTCTACCAACCGTGGTCTCTTGATCTGTATTGAGGGTGGTATTATCGCCATTGGAACAGCGATCGCTTATTGGATTGACTTCGGTGCACACTACGGCCCGCCTGATCTTGTCTGGCGCTTCCCCATCGCAttccagatcttcttcggTATCTTGATCATTGTCGGCATGACGTATCTTCCGGACTCTCCTCGGTACTTGATCGCCCACGGCAAGGTTGAGGAAGGCACCCGGGTTCTTGCTGCGCTGGCAGATGCAGAAGTTGATGACCCTCATGTCCAGTTGGAGAAGCAACTGACGCTTGACTCGATCAGAGC GTCCGGTTCTTCCAAGGCTAGTTTCCGTGATCTGCTCACCGGTGGTCCTTCCCAACATTTCCGCCGGATGATTGTAGGATCATCTTCCCAGTTTTTCCAGCAGATTTCCGGATGCAATGCTGTCATCTACTATCTTCCCGTGCTGCTGGAACAGTCTATCGGACAATCTCACGACTTTGCCCTTCTGATTGGCGGTGTGAACATGATCTGTTACGCTATCTTCGCCACCTTCTCTTGGTTCTTCATTGAGAAGATTGGTCGGCGTAAGCTGTTCCTCGGAGGCAGCTATGGTCAATGTGCTGCTATGGTTATTGTTTTCGGATGCTTGATTCCCGGTGATTCCGAGAGCGCTAAGGGAGctgtcttcggcttcttcctttACATGTGTGTCTTCGGTGCCACCTGGCTTCCCCTGCCTTGGCTCTACCCAGCCGAGATCTCTCCTCTCAAGACCAGATCCAAAGCGAATGCTGTGTCTACTTGCAGCAACTGGCTATTCAACTTCACAGTTGTCATGATCACTCCTGTTATGGTCCAGCACATTGGTTGGGGTACttacctcttcttcgccgcctgGAACGGTCTCTTCATTCCCGTCATTTGGTTCTTCTACCCGGAAACTGCCGGTCGCAGTCTGGAAGAGATCGATTTGATCTTCGCCAAGGGTTATGTTGAGAACATGAGCTACGTCCGGGCAGCGAAGGAACTGCCCAAGCTCACCGACGAAGAGATCGAGGCCAAGGCCGCTGAATACGGAATTCTtggcgacgaggagaaggctgaggaGAGAATCGCCGAGAAGGATCCTCCTGCGTCTGCTGAGTTCTCTCAGTTCCAGCCTACCCAGCTGTAA
- the KRE2 gene encoding glycosyltransferase family 15 protein (CAZy:GT15;~COG:G;~EggNog:ENOG410PG1J;~InterPro:IPR029044,IPR002685;~PFAM:PF01793;~go_component: GO:0016020 - membrane [Evidence IEA];~go_function: GO:0000030 - mannosyltransferase activity [Evidence IEA];~go_process: GO:0006486 - protein glycosylation [Evidence IEA]) — MAIGPLRYLLFAITGLAVFFFISRSAIPIPENIGTKLNPATYKDTFSSSPSSQNDALSSSGPIKDIPTDRVNATFVTLARNTDLWEMVKSIRTVEDRFNHNYHYDWVFLNDKPFDDEFKKVTSALISGNTFYGVIPKEHWSYPEWIDQEKAKKVRQEMGEKKIIYGDSESYRHMCRYESGFFFRHPLMLNYEYYWRVEPSIELFCDVSFDPFRYVKENDKKYSFVLSLYEYYDTIPSLWGTVQKFMEEHPEHIADGNSMGFLSDDGGKTYNKCHFWSNFEIGSLEWLRSKEYIDYFETLDHAGGFFYERWGDAPVHSIAAGLLLKKEQIHFFNEIGYYHVPFTHCPTGEQLRLDLKCHCNPKDNFDWKGYSCTSRFFQVNDMDKPKGYENES; from the exons ATGGCTATAGGGCCATTGCGATATCTTCTGTTTGCCATCACG GGGTTGGCCgtcttctttttcatctcTAGGAGCGCTATCCCAATCCCCGAGAACATCGGCACCAAGTTGAACCCCGCGACCTACAAAGAtaccttttcctcctctccctcctcgcaaAATGATGCGCTGTCATCAAGTGGACCGATCAAAGACATCCCGACGGATCGCGTGAACGCCACCTTCGTGACCCTCGCTCGCAACACTGATCTTTGGGAGATGGTCAAGTCCATCCGGACGGTGGAAGACCGCTTTAACCACAACTATCACTACGACTGGGTGTTCTTGAACGACAAGCCCTTCGATGACGAGTTCAAGAAGGTTACCTCAGCCTTGATCTCCGGCAATACGTTCTATGGCGTGATTCCGAAGGAACATTGGTCATATCCCGAGTGGATCGACCaggagaaggcgaagaaggtccGACAGGAgatgggagagaagaagatcatctaCGGCGACTCGGAGAGCTACCGTCACATGTGCCGTTATGAATCCGGATTCTTCTTCCGGCACCCACTGATGCTGAACTATGAGTACTACTGGCGCGTGGAGCCCAGCATTGAGCTCTTCTGTGATGTCAGCTTTGACCCATTCCGCTACGTGAAAGAAAACGACAAGAAGTACAGCTTTGTGCTGAGTCTGTACGAGTACTACGACACCATCCCGAGCCTGTGGGGTACGGTGCAAAAGTTCATGGAGGAGCACCCGGAGCATATCGCGGACGGCAACTCTATGGGTTTTttgagtgatgatggcggcAAGACTTACAACAAGTGTCACTTT TGGTCCAACTTTGAGATTGGAAGTCTGGAATGGCTGCGGTCCAAGGAATACATTGACTACTTTGAGACGCTCGACCACGCTGGTGGCTTCTTCTATGAACGCTGGGGCGATGCACCAGTGCACTCTATCGCCGCGGGACTTCtcttgaagaaggagcagatcCACTTCTTCAACGAGATTGGCTACTACCATGTCCCATTCACCCACTGCCCGACTGGCGAGCAGCTAAGGTTGGACCTGAAGTGCCACTGCAACCCTAAGGACAACTTTGACTGGAAGGGATACTCTT GCACGTCCCGGTTCTTCCAAGTCAACGACATGGACAAGCCTAAGGGCTACGAGAATGAGAGCTGA
- a CDS encoding proteasome maturation protein (BUSCO:EOG092654XA;~COG:O;~EggNog:ENOG410PRK2;~InterPro:IPR008012;~PFAM:PF05348;~go_process: GO:0043248 - proteasome assembly [Evidence IEA]) — translation MSLRIAPPSSNPTQTTNTTTRAVIDLPHPSKGAPSAPGLPDTLRDNITLPAPRGPPSTATTTPSSTHPLEARLLAWRATQDALKMESLRRAYGIAEPVRRGMELKIVRDGTFRPAALGGLGMGNLHEDILVLGGRDAEVGWEDVFKGDEFREPPAFHDEMEKRLRMDH, via the exons ATG TCCCTCCGCATCGCCCCCCCCTCCagcaacccaacccaaacaaCCAACACGACCACCCGCGCCGTCATCGATCTCCCCCACCCCTCCAAGGGCGCCCCCTCGGCCCCCGGTCTCCCCGACACCCTCCGCGACAACATCACTCTCCCAGCGCCCCGGGGCCCTCCCTCCACAGCgaccaccaccccatcctcgacGCACCCGCTCGAAGCCCGCCTCCTCGCGTGGCGCGCCACCCAGGATGCATTGAAAATGGAGTCGCTGCGTCGGGCGTACGGCATCGCGGAGCCCGTGCGCCGCGGCATGGAGTTGAAGATCGTGCGGGATGGGACGTTCAGGCCTGCTGCGTTGGGTGGTCTCGGAATGGGAAATCTCCATGAGGATATTTTGGTCCTTGGTGGTAGGGATGCTGAGGTGGGTTGGGAGGATGTGTTTAAGG GTGATGAGTTCCGTGAACCGCCTGCTTTCcatgatgagatggagaagagattGCGCATGGATCACTga
- a CDS encoding uncharacterized protein (COG:S;~EggNog:ENOG410PG49;~InterPro:IPR014756,IPR014752,IPR011021,IPR011022;~PFAM:PF00339,PF02752): MLRQSLSIAKKATRKLYTHDDSSDLSLDLNITEPAVFVPTFTNKPAVLRGTCQLRLKNNLTVKRLTVNFRGTSRVTWPHGLHDTQTVTDSTLTLVSPQASDPALPCYSSALSEGRKSTWHRDKRELRNAVPSTLCMDGTHGKAAGPKYQRLPAGTHTYEFEMVLHSHLPESIEIRQSHVQYRVRACVECPGFLKRSFAKKQAIATVHCPAEDDVEDAEPAYVARAWKGLLQCGILVSRRGAPLGDRLPVTVSLTESRKSEFRGLQVFLSENVQYHQKDGLACCPGPFRRVILYEKVEKTGPTMSLHRAENVDDERPESAAKDDGALAKLVGDPEIPSGLEAAEEETVMDLTLQLPDCHLHCVSTGTQGMHYDTKYKNVRVSHWLEFVFMVSPRDNTLGSSSERIVQKVAKVPLALRSCYAQHTNASLPAYGDA; the protein is encoded by the exons ATGCTTCGACAGTCCCTCTCAATCGCAAAAAAGGCGACTCGGAAGCTCTACACTCATGATGACTCCAGTGACCTGAGCCTGGACTTGAACATCACAGAACCAGCGGTATTTGTGCCTACGTTTACGAACAAGCCGGCTGTCCTTCGGGGTACCTGCCAGTTAAGATTGAAAAACAATCTGACGGTAAAAAGGTTGACTGTGAATTTTCGTGGGACTAGTCGTGTGACATGGCCGCATG GGCTTCATGACACCCAGACCGTGACAGATAGCACGTTGACCTTGGTTAGCCCACAGGCCTCGGATCCCGCACTTCCCTGCTATTCAAGCGCCCTGTCCGAGGGAAGAAAGTCCACATGGCATAGGGATAAACGCGAGCTGCGGAATGCAGTTCCGTCCACGTTATGTATGGACGGAACACACGGAAAGGCAGCAGGGCCAAAATATCAACGTCTACCCGCTGGAACACATACGTACGAATTTGAGATGGTGTTACACTCTCATCTACCAGAATCAATCGAGATTCGACAATCCCATGTCCAGTACCGGGTTCGCGCGTGCGTCGAGTGCCCGGGTTTTCTGAAGCGAAGCTTTGCAAAAAAGCAGGCTATTGCTACGGTTCACTGTCCAGCTGAAGACGACGTGGAAGACGCTGAACCAGCATACGTTGCGCGGGCTTGGAAAGGGCTGCTTCAATGTGGAATCCTCGTTTCGAGGCGAGGCGCTCCCCTCGGTGACCGGCTGCCTGTTACAGTATCCCTTACGGAATCGAGGAAATCCGAGTTCCGGGGCCTGCAGGTTTTTCTCTCGGAGAACGTCCAATATCACCAAAAAGATGGACTTGCATGCTGCCCGGGTCCTTTTAGACGcgttatattatatgaaaaAGTGGAGAAAACCGGACCCACTATGTCGCTCCACCGGGCCGagaatgttgatgatgagcggCCAGAATCGGCTGCGAAGGATGACGGAGCACTTGCGAAGTTGGTCGGGGATCCCGAGATACCAAGTGGACTAGAGgctgcggaagaggagactGTGATGGACCTTACCTTGCAACTTCCAGATTGCCATTTACATTGTGTATCGACTGGAACGCAAGGCATGCACTATGACACCAAGTACAAGAATGTGAGGGTGAGCCACTGGCTGGAG TTTGTTTTTATGGTGTCCCCAAGGGATAATACCCTCGGTTCAAGCAGCGAGCGCATTGTGCAAAAAGTGGCGAAGGTTCCACTCGCACTTCGGTCCTGCTATGCTCAGCATACCAATGCTTCTCTGCCAGCGTATGGTGATGCCTAG
- a CDS encoding uncharacterized protein (COG:S;~EggNog:ENOG410PPFQ;~InterPro:IPR029071,IPR039540,IPR040015;~PFAM:PF13881) — MSVTEDPKVDPMSPTSDSNLPSQSTTIAVPSSETQELPSAAPHPDNAQAESQESSSVDAKPTDNNEDNTSAPVPKQDPVDAAPSASASPEQHDEAKAPAAGSEPSSQGSDEAAKEEDTGPSLVITLLLITGSRHPFKIDGKYLRKRSVNVENYDPFAMSVYTLKELIWREWRQDWEPRPSSPSSIRLISFGKLLDDKAPLSDSKFSRDAPNVVHMTVKPQEIVDEEDAKSKPQYTRERETSERSPGCRCIIQ, encoded by the exons ATGTCGGTCACCGAAGACCCCAAAGTTGATCCCATGTCGCCCACCTCCGACTCCAACCTGCCTTCGCAGTCCACAACCATTGCCGTGCCGTCGTCAGAAACCCAGGAGCTTCCTAGTGCCGCCCCTCATCCCGATAACGCCCAGGCCGAGAGCCAAGAGTCCAGTTCGGTGGATGCGAAGCCCACAGACAATAATGAGGACAATACGTCAGCACCCGTTCCCAAGCAGGACCCTGTAGATGCGGCTCCATCTGCAAGCGCATCTCCTGAACAACACGATGAGGCGAAGGCTCCGGCAGCTGGCTCCGAGCCATCGTCCCAGGGATCAGATGAGGCTGCCAAAGAGGAGGACACAGGCCCATCCTTAGTGATCACCCTGCTCTTGATAACAGGCTCCCGACACCCGTTCAAGATCGATGGAAAGTATCTACGGAAACGGTCGGTCAATGTAGAGAATTACGATCCCTTCGCCATGAGTGTATACACGTTGAAGGAATTGATCTGGCGGGAATGGCGCCAAG ACTGGGAGCCGCGGCCATCATCGCCCAGCTCCATCCGACTCATCTCATTCGGCAAGCTGCTTGATGACAAAGCCCCGTTATCAG ACTCCAAGTTCAGCCGGGACGCTCCCAATGTGGTTCACATGACTGTGAAGCCCCAGGAGATCgttgacgaagaagacgccaAGTCCAAACCCCAGTACACCCGGGAGCGGGAGACCAGTGAGCGTAGCCCTGGCTGTCGCTGCATCATCCAATAA
- a CDS encoding deadenylation-dependent mRNA-decapping factor PAT1 (BUSCO:EOG09260S3L;~COG:S;~EggNog:ENOG410PK3S;~InterPro:IPR019167,IPR039900;~PFAM:PF09770;~go_process: GO:0000290 - deadenylation-dependent decapping of nuclear-transcribed mRNA [Evidence IEA]): MSFFGFNTTLPRDRAPAGEQRGIFDTPDPFAEVARARLAANFRDDKDDDVIDFEDTYDGLGDQLDDDQDAFNDDTFGGGFDTGPVGKDFDFFGKTAQVADVIGEEQIRYSLQKPGAPATAPSQPTADAALPDTADQKPKRSGYEKYNDPGYIPDLQAKSSVWGMSKKPEQQFQQQLQQLQQPTPQMVAQAKKMLSLEEVEAQLRRQGPSSLPAQIPLSLPQSMPEPTQPLQRAQMPPLPEGFPQLPPEILQAQFAKGVPPALLQHQPPMVPEPYPLPPNLPIHMLQNANLPPQHMVPPQRQAMPPAAQRPQQQQPPLPQAPRGNNVQLPVITNSQQLMHLTEEQRVAYLMEDAKRAKRNHKIFLLSRGNGLMTPQDKNFITRIQLQQLVAAAGNVADSDAEAVLAEDFYYQVYSQIRGAPRQHPHQPLGHFAQTYLLQTGNRLGGHGSRRQFQSADNHMQRMQQQVQRAVEAAKQKPKNKQLIIEGSLGKISFSNAKTPKPMLNIKRPESSEGAKTVKKPHTDLSVSDRKSVLTNLESVYSTLMDMEDMERTMPPPPDENDPEAIQKHMEWRQKIRSLNQKLWRNLKVMEPIVPNTNTPHPFIAFLAYPKGKKAIPRIFRHIDQEQRVTILTMIVVHLDSLDVVRRAQPVPGETQPSLAVREAIELFSQAVMPSLLGYVNEAPFNIIIGLLGLVIAQTHVQMISRTRIGLGILTMLLSRAEIVKEAGQATERDWQQWVEKFNVLFDTLEPTFADIFPSAINAGDDMYVWQFLAAVGIGASPEQQQRLVIAVKDRVMETVTYSKTLPADMASARLGNVNLFMRAIGLDVELLG; encoded by the exons ATGTCCTTCTTCGGCTTTAATACCACCCTGCCTAGGGATCGAGCTCCTGCGGGCGAACAGAGGGGTATCTTCGACACCCCTGATCCGTTCGCCGAAGTTGCCCGCGCCAGACTGGCAGCAAACTTCCGAGACGACAAGGATGACGACGT CATCGACTTTGAGGATACGTACGATGGCCTGGGAGACCAACTGGACGATGACCAGGATGCGTTCAACGATGACACGTTTGGTGGCGGCTTCGACACCGGCCCGGTTGGAAAGGATTTCGACTTCTTTGGAAAGACTGCTCAGGTCGCCGATGTGATCGGGGAAGAGCAGATCCGTTACAGCCTTCAGAAACCCGGTGCGCCTGCGACCGCTCCTTCGCAACCCACGGCCGATGCTGCTCTGCCAGACACTGCGGACCAGAAGCCCAAACGGTCTGGCTATGAGAAGTACAACGACCCGGGTTACATCCCTGATCTTCAGGCCAAGTCTAGCGTCTGGGGCATGTCGAAGAAGCCGGAACAGCaattccagcagcagctgcagcagctgcagcagcccACGCCCCAGATGGTAGCGCAAGCAAAGAAGATGCTGAGTCTCGAGGAGGTGGAAGCGCAGCTGCGGAGACAGGGTCCGTCTTCGCTCCCCGCCCAAATCCCACTGTCCCTTCCGCAGTCGATGCCAGAGCCCACTCAGCCTCTCCAGCGAGCTCAGATGCCCCCTCTGCCCGAAGGCTTCCCGCAGCTGCCGCCTGAGATTCTACAGGCCCAGTTCGCCAAGGGTGTCCCACCGGCACTGTTGCAGCACCAGCCACCCATGGTTCCGGAGCCGTACCCGCTCCCTCCAAACCTGCCGATTCATATGCTGCAAAATGCCAACTTGCCTCCTCAGCACATGGTGCCTCCCCAACGTCAGGCGATGCCACCGGCGGCTCAGCgaccccagcagcagcaaccgccCCTGCCCCAAGCTCCCCGTGGTAACAACGTGCAACTGCCCGTGATTACCAACTCCCAGCAGTTGATGCACCTGACGGAGGAGCAGCGCGTAGCGTACTTGATGGAAGATGCCAAGCGTGCGAAGCGCAACCACAAGATCTTCCTTCTGTCCAGGGGTAACGGACTGATGACTCCGCAGGACAAGAACTTCATCACCCGGATCCAGCTTCAGCAACTagtcgctgctgctggcaaCGTGGCGGACTCTGATGCAGAAGCTGTCTTGGCAGAGGACTTCTACTATCAGGTCTACAGCCAGATCCGGGGTGCGCCGCGGCAACATCCGCACCAACCTCTGGGTCACTTTGCGCAGACATACCTTCTCCAGACAGGCAACAGGCTCGGGGGCCATGGCTCTCGCCGGCAGTTCCAGAGCGCCGACAACCACATGCAGAgaatgcagcagcaggtccaGCGTGCGGTGGAGGCTGCTAAACAGAAGCCTAAGAATAAGCAGCTTATCATCGAGGGCAGCTTGGGTAAGATCTCTTTCAGCAACGCGAAGACGCCAAAGCCCATGCTCAACATCAAGCGTCCGGAGAGCTCGGAGGGCGCTAAGACGGTGAAGAAGCCGCACACCGATTTGAGCGTTAGCGATCGCAAATCAGTCCTGACCAACCTGGAGAGTGTATACAGCACGCTCATGGATATGGAAGACATGGAGCGCACGATGCCTCCCCCGCCGGATGAGAATGATCCCGAGGCCATTCAGAAGCACATGGAATGGAGACAGAAGATCCGTTCGCTCAACCAGAAGCTGTGGCGCAATCTTAAGGTCATGGAACCCATTGttcccaacaccaacactcCCCACCCGTTCATTGCCTTCCTTGCTTAtcccaagggcaagaaggccATTCCCCGCATTTTCCGCCACATTGATCAGGAGCAGCGCGTTACTATTCTTACTATGATTGTTGTACACTTGGATTCTCTGGACGTTGTCCGACGCGCCCAGCCTGTTCCGGGTGAGACTCAGCCCTCTCTGGCCGTTCGGGAAGCCATCGAACTTTTCTCTCAGGCCGTCATGCCCAGTCTTCTGGGATACGTGAACGAGGCACcattcaatatcatcatcgggTTGCTGGGGCTTGTCATTGCGCAGACGCATGTCCAGATGATCTCGAGGACCCGCATTGGACTTGGAATCTTGACCATGCTTCTCAGTCGCGCCGAAATTGTGAAGGAAGCTGGACAGGCTACGGAGCGGGACTGGCAGCAGTGGGTTGAGAAGTTCAATGTGTTGTTTGACACCCTTGAACCTACCTTTGCGGATATCTTCCCCAGCGCGATCAATGCTGGCGACGACATGTATGTGTGGCAGTTCTTGGCTGCCGTTGGTATCGGAGCTAGCCCCGAACAACAGCAACGCCTCGTTATTGCGGTCAA GGACCGGGTGATGGAGACGGTGACTTACAGCAAGACGCTTCCTGCCGATATGGCCAGCGCGCGTCTTGGCAACGTCAACCTCTTCATGCGGGCTATTGGCCTCGATGTTGAACTTCTAGGTTAG
- a CDS encoding mitochondrial 37S ribosomal protein uS12m (BUSCO:EOG092653KS;~COG:J;~EggNog:ENOG410PP82;~InterPro:IPR006032,IPR012340,IPR005679;~PFAM:PF00164;~go_component: GO:0005840 - ribosome [Evidence IEA];~go_component: GO:0015935 - small ribosomal subunit [Evidence IEA];~go_function: GO:0003735 - structural constituent of ribosome [Evidence IEA];~go_process: GO:0006412 - translation [Evidence IEA]), whose amino-acid sequence MPPLVSSLALRTLRTLVQRPAAIKSTTCSITTLAAPRRPFQPVLRTPTAVAAAAAAAGKTSVTSSSSSILRQFSTSPFRQATYNQVRRGCRTAQRARRSRSPALIGRSQMKGVCLKTGITKPKKPNSGERKTARVRLSSGKVVTAYIPGEGHNIQQHSVVMVRGGRVPDCPGVKYHLVRGAMDLGGVASRLNSRSKYGTKKPKKD is encoded by the exons ATGCCGCCCCTCgtctcctccctcgcccTGCGCACGCTTCGGACTCTTGTCCAGCGCCCCGCCGCTATCAAATCCACTACCTGCTCTatcaccaccctcgccgCTCCCCGACGACCTTTCCAGCCCGTCCTCCGCACGCCCACCGcagtagctgctgctgctgctgctgcaggcaaGACCTCCGtcacatcctcttcttcctccattcTCCGGCaattctccacctccccgtTTCGCCAGGCCACCTACAACCAAGTGCGGCGCGGATGCCGTACTGCGCAGCGCGCACGTCGCTCTCGGTCTCCGGCGCTGATCGGCCGGTCTCAGATGAAGGGAGTGTGTTTGAAGACGGGTATTACGAAGCCTAAGAAGCCGAACTCTGGTGAGCGGAAGACGGCGAGAGTTAGGTTGAGTAGTGGGAAGGTTGTTACGGCTTATATTCCTGGTGAAG GACACAATATCCAGCAGCACAGTGTCGTTATGGTGCGTGGTGGTCGTGTGCCTGATTGTCCTGGTGTGAAGTACCATTTGGTTCGTGGTGCGATGGATTTG GGTGGTGTTGCTTCTCGGTTGAACAGTCGGTCGAAGTATGGTACGAAGAAGCCTAAGAAGGATTAG